From a single Candidatus Izemoplasmatales bacterium genomic region:
- the hutH gene encoding histidine ammonia-lyase, producing MLHLNGSDLDLQGFIRVARRNEGVAISADSMERTKIARAFVDAVADAGTPVYGINTGFGKLSDVKIAKRDVGLLQKNLIMSHACGVGNPLPVDAVRGMMLLRVNALVKGYSGVRPETVLKLVEFLNRGITPVVYEKGSLGASGDLAPLSQMCLPLLALGEVWVDGKRLPALEGLAQKGVAPIESLGAKEGIALINGTQAMTAIGALALYDCFRLARQADLAASLTFEALGGIPASLDPRVHALRNQSGQIDSAKRILANLAGSKHLTRPGEKRVQDAYSLRCAPQVHGASLGAFRYVKGIVEAEMNAVTDNPIVFPDAGDAVSAGNFHGQPLALAFDYLGIAVAELADISERRLERLVNPQLSEGLPPFLGTNCGVNSGFMIVQYSAASLVSENKVLAHPASVDSIPSSANQEDHVSMGTIAARKALEIVGNVRKVIAMETMSACQAIDLRPAAELGAFTTKAHAAFRRRIPKVESDVVMYPLIEAADGFLRSEDYDREVYGGEPCDE from the coding sequence ATGCTCCATCTGAACGGATCCGATCTCGATCTCCAAGGTTTCATCCGCGTCGCCCGCAGAAACGAAGGCGTCGCCATTTCCGCCGACAGCATGGAAAGGACGAAAATCGCCCGCGCCTTCGTCGACGCCGTCGCCGACGCCGGGACTCCCGTCTACGGGATCAACACCGGTTTCGGAAAGCTCTCCGACGTGAAGATCGCGAAGCGCGACGTCGGCCTCCTCCAGAAGAACCTGATCATGAGCCACGCCTGCGGCGTCGGGAACCCGCTTCCCGTCGACGCCGTGCGCGGGATGATGCTCCTGCGCGTCAACGCGCTCGTGAAGGGCTATTCGGGAGTCCGCCCGGAGACGGTCCTGAAGCTGGTCGAATTCCTGAACCGGGGGATCACTCCCGTCGTCTACGAGAAGGGTTCGCTCGGCGCCTCCGGCGACCTCGCGCCGCTTTCGCAGATGTGCCTGCCGCTGCTCGCCCTCGGCGAGGTGTGGGTCGACGGAAAGCGTCTGCCCGCGCTCGAAGGGCTTGCGCAGAAAGGCGTCGCTCCGATCGAGTCGCTCGGCGCGAAGGAGGGAATCGCGCTCATCAACGGCACGCAGGCGATGACCGCGATCGGCGCCCTCGCGCTCTACGACTGCTTCCGGCTCGCACGCCAGGCCGACCTCGCCGCCAGCCTCACCTTCGAAGCTCTCGGCGGGATTCCCGCGTCGCTCGATCCGCGCGTCCATGCGCTCCGCAACCAGTCGGGGCAGATCGATTCGGCGAAACGAATCCTCGCGAACCTCGCGGGATCGAAGCATCTGACCCGGCCCGGCGAGAAGCGCGTCCAGGACGCCTACAGCCTCCGCTGCGCGCCGCAGGTGCACGGCGCCTCGCTCGGCGCCTTCCGTTACGTGAAGGGCATCGTCGAGGCGGAAATGAACGCCGTCACCGACAATCCGATCGTCTTCCCGGACGCGGGCGACGCCGTCTCCGCCGGCAACTTCCACGGCCAGCCGCTCGCCCTCGCGTTCGACTATCTCGGCATTGCCGTCGCCGAACTCGCCGACATCTCCGAGCGCCGGCTCGAGCGGCTCGTCAACCCGCAGCTCTCGGAGGGGCTTCCGCCCTTCCTCGGGACCAACTGCGGCGTCAATTCCGGCTTCATGATCGTGCAGTACAGCGCCGCCTCGCTCGTTTCCGAGAACAAGGTCCTCGCCCATCCCGCCTCGGTCGACTCGATTCCCTCCTCGGCGAACCAGGAGGACCACGTCTCGATGGGGACGATCGCCGCGCGCAAGGCGCTCGAGATCGTCGGAAACGTCCGCAAGGTGATCGCGATGGAGACGATGTCCGCCTGCCAGGCGATCGACCTGCGACCCGCCGCGGAACTCGGCGCCTTCACGACGAAGGCCCACGCGGCGTTCCGCCGCCGGATCCCGAAGGTCGAAAGCGACGTCGTCATGTATCCCTTGATCGAGGCCGCCGACGGCTTCCTCCGGTCGGAGGACTACGATCGCGAGGTCTACGGGGGCGAACCCTGCGATGAATAG
- a CDS encoding YerC/YecD family TrpR-related protein: MPYESKLACADADTLFEAILSLRNAEECYRFFSDLCTVKELRDMCQRFHIAKLLDQKVSFQIIMSQIPASTATIGRVNRSLKYGENGYQIVLPRLKKPASGR, encoded by the coding sequence ATGCCTTATGAATCGAAGTTGGCCTGCGCCGACGCCGACACCTTGTTCGAAGCGATCCTGAGCCTCAGAAACGCGGAGGAATGCTACCGCTTTTTCAGCGATCTCTGCACCGTCAAGGAACTCCGGGACATGTGCCAGCGGTTCCATATCGCGAAGCTCCTCGACCAGAAGGTCTCCTTCCAGATCATCATGAGCCAGATTCCCGCTTCGACCGCCACGATCGGGCGGGTGAACCGGTCGCTCAAGTACGGCGAGAACGGCTATCAAATCGTGCTGCCGCGTCTCAAGAAACCCGCATCGGGCCGATAG
- a CDS encoding oligopeptide/dipeptide ABC transporter ATP-binding protein has translation MNEQDNRPVIVDLDGISVDFPVKGGLPFSRKRKVRAVTDVSLSVREGETFGIVGESGCGKSTIANAMVGMVRPTAGRVTFLGKDLNALDRKAFRELRRNMQMIFQDPFSSLNPRFTVQAIVSEPLVVQGGLTEDEIRARVVETLALVGLSEEDLPRYPSDFSGGQRQRIGIARSIIMKPKFLVCDEPVSALDVSVHAQILNLLIDLQDKLGITYVFISHNLAVVKSICDRMVVMYLGKVMEAGSVEEIYESPRHPYTKALMSAILDVRPEEKRHRVILQGDIPSPIDPPAGCRFWQRCPFAMEGCKDVPPPVMSVGTDHTVACHLVSGFDDTARGAGLDRPVAKPGAAK, from the coding sequence ATGAACGAACAGGACAATCGGCCGGTCATCGTCGACCTCGACGGAATCTCCGTCGACTTCCCGGTCAAGGGAGGGCTGCCGTTTTCCCGCAAGCGCAAGGTCCGAGCCGTCACCGACGTCTCCCTTTCGGTACGCGAAGGCGAAACCTTCGGCATCGTCGGCGAGTCCGGATGCGGCAAGTCGACGATCGCGAACGCGATGGTCGGCATGGTCCGGCCGACCGCCGGCAGGGTGACCTTCCTCGGGAAGGACCTGAACGCGCTCGACCGGAAGGCCTTCCGCGAACTCCGGAGGAACATGCAGATGATCTTCCAGGATCCGTTCTCCTCGCTTAATCCGCGCTTCACCGTCCAGGCGATCGTCTCCGAACCGCTCGTCGTCCAGGGCGGCCTCACGGAGGACGAGATCAGGGCGCGCGTCGTCGAGACGCTCGCCCTCGTCGGCCTCTCCGAGGAAGACCTCCCGCGCTATCCGTCCGATTTTTCGGGCGGGCAGCGGCAGCGCATCGGCATCGCCCGGTCGATCATCATGAAGCCGAAGTTCCTCGTCTGCGACGAACCGGTCTCGGCGCTCGACGTGAGCGTCCACGCGCAGATCCTGAACCTTCTGATCGACCTTCAGGACAAGCTCGGCATCACCTACGTGTTCATCTCCCACAACCTTGCGGTCGTGAAGAGCATCTGCGACCGGATGGTCGTCATGTATCTCGGCAAGGTGATGGAGGCCGGATCGGTGGAGGAGATCTACGAATCGCCCCGCCATCCCTATACCAAGGCGCTGATGTCGGCGATCCTCGACGTCCGTCCCGAGGAGAAGCGCCATCGCGTGATCCTGCAGGGAGACATTCCGAGCCCGATCGATCCGCCGGCGGGCTGCCGGTTCTGGCAGCGCTGTCCGTTCGCGATGGAAGGCTGCAAAGACGTCCCGCCGCCGGTCATGTCGGTCGGCACCGACCATACGGTCGCCTGCCATCTCGTCAGCGGCTTCGACGACACCGCCCGCGGGGCCGGTCTTGACCGGCCGGTGGCGAAACCCGGAGCCGCGAAGTGA
- a CDS encoding ABC transporter ATP-binding protein → MERELMLRVKNLKVVFPTPAGVLRAVEGIDLDIHKGECVALVGESGCGKSVSALAVMRLLSTPPAVVRVDELTLDGEDLRDLSEAKMQDIRGKRMAMIFQDAMTALNPVMTIGRQLDELYIRHEHMNAHDARKASIRALELVGVPEPASRANSYPHQLSGGMRQRVMIAMAFACMPKLIIADEPTTALDVTIQAQVLDVLNEMQKKHDVAQLLITHDLSVVANTADVVYVMYSGRIVERATVHDLFNAPQHPYTKGLLASVPKLGDEKRKFTQIPETVPHPLHKPRGCYFHPRCPRATAFCGKDVPPLLETPDGRQLRCWYPLLAKGVDRP, encoded by the coding sequence ATGGAACGGGAACTGATGCTTCGGGTGAAAAACCTCAAGGTCGTCTTCCCGACCCCGGCGGGCGTGCTGCGCGCCGTCGAGGGCATCGACCTCGACATCCACAAGGGCGAATGCGTCGCCCTCGTCGGCGAATCCGGATGCGGCAAGAGCGTCTCCGCGCTCGCCGTCATGCGGCTCCTTTCGACGCCGCCGGCGGTCGTCAGGGTCGACGAGCTCACGCTCGACGGCGAAGACCTCCGCGACCTCTCGGAAGCGAAGATGCAGGACATCCGCGGAAAGCGGATGGCGATGATCTTCCAGGACGCGATGACCGCTCTGAACCCCGTCATGACGATCGGCCGCCAGCTCGACGAACTCTACATCCGCCACGAGCACATGAACGCGCATGACGCCCGCAAGGCCTCGATCCGCGCGCTCGAACTGGTCGGCGTCCCCGAACCCGCATCGCGGGCCAACAGCTATCCGCACCAGCTTTCCGGCGGGATGCGCCAGCGCGTGATGATCGCGATGGCCTTCGCCTGCATGCCCAAGCTGATCATCGCCGACGAGCCGACGACGGCCCTCGACGTGACGATCCAGGCACAGGTCCTCGACGTCCTGAACGAGATGCAGAAGAAGCACGACGTCGCCCAGCTCCTGATCACCCACGACCTCTCCGTCGTCGCCAACACGGCGGACGTCGTCTACGTCATGTACAGCGGCCGGATCGTCGAACGCGCGACCGTCCACGACCTCTTCAACGCCCCCCAGCACCCCTATACGAAGGGGCTGCTCGCCTCGGTCCCGAAACTCGGGGACGAGAAGCGCAAGTTCACCCAGATCCCCGAGACGGTTCCGCACCCGCTCCACAAACCGCGCGGCTGCTACTTCCATCCGCGCTGTCCGCGCGCCACCGCGTTCTGCGGGAAGGACGTGCCGCCGCTGCTCGAGACTCCGGACGGACGGCAGCTCCGCTGCTGGTATCCGCTCCTCGCGAAGGGAGTCGATCGCCCATGA
- a CDS encoding ABC transporter permease, whose translation MKAVVRTLGTAGSAILRFLAPIGRFLRSVWRHPKGRVGLLIVALLVVCAVFAPWIAPYDPYDVTERAAKGLAPSLEHLLGTTITTGQDIFSMLIYGTRVSLLIGITTGVAIAFIGAFFGILAGYSGGVADTVIMRVVDILLVIPTLPLIIVLTNLFGRSYLMIIAIFAAFGWTGLARVIRSLVLVLKNANYVKAAELAGASRARIMFRHILPGVSHLLIMSTALSCAGIMVAEAGLSFLGLGDPTAISWGKMLAEAQSGGALLFGHWWWIFAPGIGIFLAVFGFMRIGLALEEMLNPRMKQSNGLFKLFRHLDNARLEEVFSQMDAERGNRPWNGN comes from the coding sequence ATGAAGGCCGTCGTCCGCACGCTCGGGACCGCGGGTTCCGCGATCCTCCGCTTCCTCGCCCCGATCGGACGGTTCCTCCGCTCGGTCTGGCGCCACCCGAAGGGTCGCGTCGGCCTTCTGATCGTCGCCCTCCTCGTCGTCTGCGCGGTCTTCGCGCCGTGGATCGCCCCCTACGATCCGTACGACGTCACCGAACGCGCCGCCAAGGGCCTCGCCCCGAGCCTCGAACATCTCCTCGGGACGACCATCACGACCGGCCAGGACATCTTCTCGATGCTGATCTACGGCACCCGCGTCTCGCTTCTCATCGGCATCACGACGGGCGTCGCGATCGCCTTCATCGGCGCCTTCTTCGGAATCCTCGCCGGCTATTCCGGCGGCGTCGCTGACACCGTCATCATGCGCGTCGTCGACATCCTGCTCGTGATCCCGACGCTGCCGCTCATCATCGTCCTCACCAACCTCTTCGGACGGAGCTACCTCATGATCATCGCGATCTTCGCCGCCTTCGGCTGGACCGGGCTCGCCCGCGTGATCCGCTCGCTCGTGCTCGTCCTCAAGAACGCGAACTACGTGAAGGCGGCCGAACTCGCCGGCGCGTCCCGCGCCCGGATCATGTTCCGCCACATCCTCCCCGGCGTCTCGCACCTGCTCATCATGTCGACGGCGCTCTCCTGCGCCGGCATCATGGTCGCGGAGGCCGGGCTGTCGTTCCTCGGACTCGGCGACCCGACCGCGATCAGCTGGGGCAAGATGCTCGCCGAGGCCCAGAGCGGCGGCGCCCTCCTCTTCGGCCACTGGTGGTGGATCTTCGCCCCCGGCATCGGCATCTTCCTCGCGGTCTTCGGCTTCATGCGCATCGGCCTCGCCCTCGAAGAGATGCTGAACCCGCGGATGAAGCAGTCGAACGGTCTCTTCAAGCTGTTCCGTCATCTCGACAACGCCCGTCTCGAGGAAGTCTTCTCGCAGATGGACGCCGAAAGGGGGAACCGGCCATGGAACGGGAACTGA
- a CDS encoding ABC transporter permease: protein MNRIYVLKRVLYAIFVFAVVITLDFFIPRLGVDDPAARYYPPQGNMTEIEYEIVKQATREQYGFDVPVFQQYLNYLEGLTRFDLGTSFRSGSPRVSDLISERLPWTLALSVTNLVISLFFGILIGAFAAWKRGRWQDTLLLNASTFTTALPAFFIALILTFYLGFEFELFPAYTNPNMVAEFDWSWDAIKVVMNNAALPILSMAVGGIVAYGQSTRNSVIAVTNEDFILTAKAKGLTPRTVLYKHILRNAMLPIVTSLGMSISGLIGGAVIIEQIFNWNGMGTLFLEANSTNDYPLMMGIMLFMSAVAIAANLVTELVYGLLDPRVTVGDRR, encoded by the coding sequence ATGAACCGGATCTACGTCCTCAAGCGCGTCCTCTATGCGATCTTCGTCTTCGCGGTCGTCATCACCCTCGACTTCTTCATCCCGCGGCTCGGCGTCGACGACCCGGCCGCACGGTACTACCCGCCCCAGGGAAACATGACCGAGATCGAGTACGAGATCGTCAAGCAGGCCACCCGGGAGCAGTACGGCTTCGACGTGCCGGTCTTCCAGCAATACCTGAACTATCTCGAGGGACTCACCCGGTTCGACCTCGGCACGTCGTTCCGCTCGGGGTCTCCGCGGGTGTCCGACCTGATCTCCGAACGCCTTCCCTGGACGCTCGCGCTCTCGGTCACGAACCTCGTCATCAGCCTCTTCTTCGGAATCCTGATCGGCGCCTTCGCCGCCTGGAAGCGGGGGCGATGGCAGGATACCCTCCTCCTCAATGCCTCGACCTTCACGACGGCTCTGCCGGCGTTCTTCATCGCGCTCATCCTGACGTTCTACCTCGGCTTCGAGTTCGAACTCTTCCCGGCCTACACCAACCCGAACATGGTCGCCGAATTCGACTGGAGCTGGGATGCGATCAAGGTCGTCATGAACAACGCCGCCCTGCCGATCCTGTCGATGGCGGTCGGAGGCATCGTCGCCTACGGCCAGAGCACGCGCAACAGCGTGATCGCGGTGACCAACGAGGATTTCATCCTCACCGCCAAGGCCAAGGGCCTGACCCCACGCACGGTTCTCTACAAGCACATCCTCCGGAACGCGATGCTGCCGATCGTCACCTCGCTCGGCATGTCGATCAGCGGCCTGATCGGCGGCGCGGTCATCATCGAGCAGATCTTCAACTGGAACGGCATGGGCACGCTGTTCCTCGAAGCCAACTCCACCAACGACTATCCGCTGATGATGGGCATCATGCTCTTCATGTCGGCGGTCGCGATCGCGGCGAACCTCGTCACCGAACTCGTCTACGGACTCCTCGACCCGCGCGTCACCGTGGGTGACCGCCGATGA
- a CDS encoding ABC transporter substrate-binding protein, with protein sequence MKRKCALLVLAALLAFSAAGCQASEYERRTDASNTLYAGVVASSFPVSFMPWLSRDGIAPTIASMLYSTLFTYNEETGLFEGLIAKEWYYVDDAGEPLLREDGSVDYDRVEAIYGAADKTYLPVKVVLNEGLTWSDGMPVTAEDVYYTFDIATNNTLSNHAGALAWTSDLQHGYSSGTLVEQGIFTYGHGAADMGYAISEEERDTVLYLHVNKVLGAVTTLFSTILILPEHIWEPIVTPTNQLNSKDPTAATLAQYGHPVGCGPYVLDADRSNAQVIVLERRADYALTAEDGSALYKVDTIKFILYQELNVAIYALLKGHIDLLDSAISTNYLSLFEEREHMFVSNAPGLFLQTLVMNVNPVAGEKNPIRDLLGDVRVRRAIALAIDQDELISRILNGSGTTVAAGLMSTANPLIYNPDAILLPEGLEARIAEANALLDEVAPTRDEEGYRTLDGARVSFDILGSVGEQETIAFLQVQLQKIGIEVEFASKGSSPEKTYLYNSKFDMTIQGVTFTISNLDIMYLAHFVTLGTSSNYGRFGDPDLTALIREMRTTLDLEHKYELILAIQSMIADEYYKVPLYCSNVLSIARTDRYQGYVTVRGSTVFNTDTLQNLERRDAS encoded by the coding sequence ATGAAACGCAAATGCGCGCTCCTCGTCCTCGCGGCGCTTCTCGCCTTCAGCGCGGCGGGTTGCCAGGCAAGCGAGTACGAACGGCGGACCGACGCCTCGAACACGCTCTACGCCGGCGTGGTCGCCTCTTCGTTCCCCGTCTCCTTCATGCCATGGCTGTCGCGCGACGGCATCGCCCCGACGATCGCCAGCATGCTCTACAGCACCCTGTTCACCTACAACGAGGAGACCGGCCTGTTCGAGGGCCTGATCGCGAAGGAATGGTACTATGTCGACGATGCCGGCGAGCCGCTCCTCCGCGAAGACGGTTCGGTCGACTACGACCGCGTCGAGGCCATCTACGGCGCCGCGGACAAGACCTATCTTCCCGTGAAGGTCGTCCTGAACGAGGGGCTCACCTGGAGCGACGGGATGCCGGTGACGGCGGAGGACGTGTACTACACGTTCGACATCGCCACCAACAACACCCTGTCCAACCATGCGGGGGCGCTCGCCTGGACGAGCGACCTGCAGCACGGATACTCCTCCGGCACGCTCGTGGAACAGGGCATCTTCACCTACGGCCACGGTGCCGCGGACATGGGCTACGCCATCTCCGAGGAAGAACGGGACACCGTCCTGTACCTCCACGTGAACAAGGTCCTGGGTGCCGTGACAACGCTCTTTTCGACGATCCTGATCCTTCCGGAGCACATCTGGGAACCGATCGTGACGCCGACGAACCAGCTCAACTCGAAGGACCCGACGGCGGCGACGCTCGCGCAATACGGCCATCCCGTCGGCTGCGGACCGTACGTCCTCGACGCCGACCGGTCGAACGCGCAGGTGATCGTCCTCGAGCGCCGCGCGGACTACGCCCTGACGGCGGAGGACGGGTCGGCGCTCTACAAGGTCGACACGATCAAGTTCATCCTCTACCAGGAGCTGAACGTCGCGATCTACGCGCTCCTCAAGGGTCACATCGACCTGCTCGACAGCGCCATCTCGACGAACTACCTCTCGCTCTTCGAAGAGCGAGAGCACATGTTCGTCTCGAACGCACCCGGACTGTTCCTGCAGACGCTCGTGATGAACGTGAATCCCGTCGCGGGCGAGAAGAATCCGATCCGCGACCTGCTCGGCGACGTGCGCGTCCGCCGCGCGATCGCGCTTGCGATCGACCAGGACGAACTGATCTCGCGGATCCTGAATGGATCCGGGACGACGGTCGCGGCCGGCCTCATGAGCACCGCCAACCCGCTGATCTACAACCCCGACGCGATCCTCCTTCCGGAAGGGCTCGAGGCGCGGATCGCGGAAGCGAACGCCCTCCTCGACGAGGTCGCGCCGACGCGCGACGAAGAGGGTTACCGCACCCTGGACGGCGCCCGCGTCTCCTTCGACATCCTCGGATCGGTCGGCGAACAGGAGACGATCGCCTTCCTGCAGGTCCAGCTTCAGAAGATCGGCATCGAGGTCGAGTTCGCCTCCAAGGGCTCGAGTCCCGAGAAGACGTACCTGTACAACTCCAAGTTCGACATGACGATCCAGGGGGTCACGTTCACGATCTCCAACCTCGACATCATGTACCTCGCCCATTTCGTCACGCTCGGAACGTCGTCGAACTACGGCCGCTTCGGCGATCCGGACCTCACGGCCCTGATCCGCGAAATGCGGACGACGCTCGACCTCGAGCACAAGTACGAGCTGATCCTCGCGATCCAGTCGATGATCGCCGACGAATACTACAAGGTCCCGCTCTACTGCTCGAACGTCCTCTCGATCGCCCGGACCGACCGCTACCAGGGATACGTCACGGTTCGGGGAAGCACGGTCTTCAACACCGATACGCTGCAGAACCTGGAACGGAGGGATGCGTCATGA
- a CDS encoding L-serine ammonia-lyase, iron-sulfur-dependent, subunit alpha codes for MTGTNHEQAFLELLQTEIVPSIGCTEPVAIAFAAALARRSFHALPERMHVRVSASLYKNARKAVVPHTEGLSGVAAAAVAGLVGGRSELGLRVLETIGESHLEFIRKYLETPFCAVEVDSADADFSCIVTLWSGARNAFVVLRGSHTNVERIEVDGVVLPTERLADPIVGRRSDVFRDVAFRDLYEFAKTVSLERIEPIVKPQAEANMNIARVGLERTEGARLGTLYPTLDPSLLGRMKAATAAAIEARMAGAPLPVYINSGSGNQGISASVPIVVYAAESAIPRERLMRALVFSNLVALYQKAQVGTLSAYCGAVGAVAASACGIVLMNGGTCDEAAAVLEDTLAITAGLVCDGAKASCGAKAALALEAAAVSAALVRRKGTFESSEGIIGPSVEDTVGTVGRIAREGMADVDKVLVDAMCSRDGIRFR; via the coding sequence ATGACCGGCACGAACCATGAACAGGCTTTCCTGGAACTGCTTCAGACGGAGATCGTCCCGTCGATCGGATGTACCGAGCCGGTCGCGATCGCCTTCGCCGCGGCCCTCGCCCGGCGCAGCTTCCACGCCCTTCCGGAACGCATGCACGTCCGCGTGAGCGCCAGTCTCTACAAAAACGCGCGCAAGGCGGTCGTCCCCCATACCGAAGGTCTGTCCGGAGTCGCCGCCGCGGCCGTCGCCGGTCTCGTCGGCGGCCGTTCCGAACTGGGACTTCGCGTCCTCGAGACGATCGGCGAATCCCATCTCGAGTTCATCCGGAAGTATCTCGAAACGCCCTTCTGCGCCGTCGAGGTCGACTCCGCCGATGCCGACTTCTCCTGCATCGTCACGCTCTGGTCGGGCGCGCGCAACGCCTTCGTGGTGCTCCGCGGATCGCACACGAACGTCGAACGGATCGAGGTCGACGGCGTCGTCCTGCCGACGGAACGCTTGGCCGACCCGATCGTCGGCCGGCGCTCCGACGTCTTCCGCGACGTCGCCTTCCGCGACCTGTACGAGTTCGCGAAGACGGTTTCGCTCGAACGCATCGAACCGATCGTGAAACCGCAGGCGGAAGCCAACATGAACATCGCCAGGGTCGGCCTCGAGCGCACCGAAGGCGCGCGTCTGGGCACGCTCTATCCGACCCTCGACCCGTCCCTCCTCGGCCGCATGAAGGCGGCGACCGCCGCCGCCATCGAAGCCCGCATGGCCGGCGCCCCCCTTCCCGTCTACATCAACTCGGGATCCGGCAACCAGGGCATCTCGGCTTCCGTCCCGATCGTCGTCTATGCGGCCGAATCCGCCATCCCCCGCGAACGGCTGATGCGCGCCCTCGTATTCTCCAATCTGGTCGCCCTCTACCAGAAGGCCCAGGTCGGAACGCTTTCGGCCTATTGCGGCGCCGTCGGCGCCGTCGCCGCCTCCGCCTGCGGCATCGTCCTGATGAACGGCGGCACGTGCGACGAGGCCGCCGCGGTTCTCGAGGACACCCTCGCGATCACCGCCGGACTGGTCTGCGACGGCGCGAAGGCCTCCTGCGGTGCGAAAGCCGCGCTCGCGCTCGAGGCGGCGGCCGTCTCCGCCGCGCTCGTGCGGCGCAAGGGGACGTTCGAGTCCTCGGAAGGAATCATCGGCCCCTCGGTCGAGGACACCGTCGGGACCGTCGGGAGAATCGCGCGCGAAGGCATGGCCGACGTCGACAAGGTTCTCGTCGACGCGATGTGCAGCCGCGACGGCATCCGTTTCCGCTGA